The Ananas comosus cultivar F153 linkage group 2, ASM154086v1, whole genome shotgun sequence genome contains a region encoding:
- the LOC109706839 gene encoding uncharacterized protein LOC109706839, translated as MALASTSQHSFLTGKPLSSLIPSSKTKLSSFPTQISCRSTQEKDRKDPSQKNIGSDNKLAKLAMVTLAAGVLALGPVDGALAAKSGGRVGGQAFRSAAPRPSGPRINNSRTNIYINPPVAPPLVGGYGYGVPFFGGGWGWSPFTFFVPGPSVAVGVGGGFDIFVAFLVLGTVATVIRSFFSRRDDDDEDY; from the exons aTGGCTTTAGCTTCCACTTCCCAACACAGCTTCCTCACAGGGAAGCCCCTCTCTTCATTAATCCCCAGCAGCAAAACAAAGCTCTCATCATTCCCTACACAGATCTCATGCAGGTCCACACAGGAGAAAGATCGTAAAGACCCATCTCA GAAGAATATTGGGAGCGATAATAAGTTGGCGAAACTGGCGATGGTCACGCTCGCAGCCGGGGTTCTTGCTCTTGGACCAGTCGATGGTGCGTTGGCGGCAAAGTCTGGTGGTAGAGTTGGGGGGCAGGCCTTCCGGTCGGCTGCGCCGAGGCCGTCAGGACCGAGGATCAACAATTCAAG GACCAACATCTACATCAACCCCCCAGTAGCACCACCTCTGGTCGGCGGGTACGGCTACGGCGTGCCGTTCTTTGGCGGCGGGTGGGGTTGGTCACCATTTACGTTCTTTGTGCCGGGTCCCAGCGTTGCCGTCGGCGTCGGAGGGGGATTCGATATCTTCGTGGCATTCTTAGTTCTTGGCACGGTTGCGACGGTGATCAGAAGTTTTTTCAGTCGGCGGGACGACGACGATGAGGACTACTGA
- the LOC109706550 gene encoding nifU-like protein 3, chloroplastic, whose product MATAAAMAPLPPHLRATCAAVIKIPFPLSRSHSTLHKSSSPECGGGTVASPSSSSSSLSLPKRSSFSRGQFDAARFAFRLVSFGRRRRRRGWPVCVLPLTEENVEKVLDEVRPGLMADGGNVVLHEIDGLVVVLKLQGACGSCPSSTMTLKMGIETRLRDKIPEIQAVEQILDTETGLELSEENVEKVLDEIRPYLAGTGGGALELVQITDYIVKIRLSGPAAGVMTVRVAVTQKLREKIPIIAAVQISE is encoded by the exons ATGGCCACCGCCGCCGCAATGGCGCCGCTCCCACCCCATCTTCGAGCAACGTGCGCCGCGGTAATCAAGATCCCGTTCCCCCTCTCACGATCCCATTCAACTCTCCACAAG AGCTCTTCTCCAGAGTGCGGCGGCGGCACTGTTGCATCaccatcgtcatcatcatcatcgttaTCGTTACCGAAGAGGAGCTCGTTCTCCAGAGGCCAGTTCGATGCGGCTCGCTTCGCGTTTCGCTTGGTTTCATTCGGTCGGAGGAGAAGACGGAGAG GCTGGCCTGTGTGTGTCCTCCCCTTGACTGAAGAGAATGTCGAGAAGGTTCTGGATGAGGTGCGGCCAGGCCTGATGGCGGATGGCGGGAATGTGGTGCTGCACGAGATCGATGGGCTTGTGGTGGTGCTGAAGCTGCAAGGGGCGTGCGGCTCCTGCCCAAGCTCGACGATGACTCTCAAGATGGGCATCGAGACCCGGCTGAGGGACAAGATCCCTGAGATCCAGGCAGTAGAGCAGATACTTGACACTGAGACCGGGCTTGAGCTTAGCGAGGAAAATGTTGAAAAG GTTCTTGATGAGATCAGACCATACCTTGCTGGAACAGGAGGTGGTGCGCTAGAGCTTGTTCAGATCACCGATTATATTGTGAAGATCCGGCTTAGCGGGCCTGCAGCAGGAGTTATGACTGTCCGAGTAGCTGTAACACAAAAGTTGAGAGAAAAAATTCCTATAATCGCAGCTGTCCAGATCTCAGAGTAG